In Sulfuricurvum sp. IAE1, a single window of DNA contains:
- a CDS encoding histidine kinase N-terminal 7TM domain-containing protein encodes MIYNFLIVDLIFFGSAVLSLFIALVIILKHAEPGGTAFALVMISVSLWLIFRVFEGVAESIADKVLWAKFEYLGIATLPAFYFVFASQFSRKDQWTTTRNLLLFSVIPLLTLVLVFTNEVHGLIWSDIRPAR; translated from the coding sequence ATGATCTATAATTTCCTGATTGTCGACTTGATTTTTTTTGGGTCGGCTGTTCTCTCTCTTTTTATCGCTTTGGTAATTATTCTGAAACATGCAGAACCAGGAGGTACGGCTTTTGCCCTGGTGATGATCTCGGTTTCGTTATGGTTGATCTTTCGTGTATTTGAGGGCGTGGCTGAATCGATTGCGGATAAAGTGTTATGGGCAAAATTTGAATATCTGGGAATCGCAACTTTGCCGGCATTCTATTTTGTCTTCGCCAGCCAATTCAGTCGCAAGGACCAGTGGACTACGACCAGGAATTTGCTCTTATTTTCGGTGATACCGTTGTTGACTCTGGTACTGGTTTTTACCAACGAGGTTCATGGTCTGATCTGGAGCGATATCCGTCCGGCACGGTGA
- a CDS encoding histidine kinase N-terminal 7TM domain-containing protein, producing MIILVLLIFSWRYRRSSSGRCFIILMVCAFLWVSNFILETASLTLAWKIFFARIEFIGITFIPAMWFFLVREFTNRRILGDNWLVVLVIPVVT from the coding sequence ATGATTATCCTGGTCTTATTAATATTCAGCTGGCGTTACAGAAGATCTTCAAGTGGGAGATGTTTCATCATATTAATGGTCTGTGCTTTTTTATGGGTATCCAACTTTATACTCGAAACTGCTTCGCTCACCCTGGCATGGAAAATATTCTTCGCCCGCATCGAATTCATCGGAATTACGTTCATTCCTGCAATGTGGTTCTTTTTGGTCAGAGAATTCACCAACCGCCGTATCTTGGGTGACAACTGGTTGGTGGTATTGGTCATCCCGGTCGTTACCAA